A window from Rhinolophus sinicus isolate RSC01 linkage group LG01, ASM3656204v1, whole genome shotgun sequence encodes these proteins:
- the SAG gene encoding S-arrestin isoform X1, producing MAASKSTPNHVIFKKTSRDKSVTIYLGKRDYIDHVDQVEPVDGVVLVDPELVKGKTVFVSVTCAFRYGQEDIDVIGLSFRRDLYFSRMQLFPPVGAASTPTKLQESLIKKLGDNTYPFLLTFPDYLPCSVMLQPAPQDTGKCCGVDFEVKAFATDSTDGEEDKIPKKSSVRLLIRKVQHAPSMMGPQPRAEAAWQFFMSDKPLHLTVSLSKEIYFHGEPIPVTVTVINNTEKTVKKIKAFVEQVANVVLYSSDYYVKPVAAEEAQEKVPPSSSLTTTLTLVPLLANNRERRGIALDGKLKHEDTNLASSTIIKEGIDRMVLGILVSYQIKVKLTVSGFLGDLTSSEVATEVPFRLMHPQPKDPGQCHITLAFSRHSLRADLLCVQCCLSTTPGSMGVAVSSSRRLRGWEGVLIRSRLGRGVPVHLQSVHGGQSSCPRTRLPR from the exons ATGGCAGCCAGTAAGTCTACACCAAACCATGTTATCTTCAAGAAGACCTCCCGGGACAAATCC GTGACCATCTACCTGGGGAAGAGAGACTATATAGACCACGTTGATCAAGTCGAGCCTGTGG ATGGTGTCGTGTTAGTGGACCCGGAGCTCGTGAAGGGGAAGACAG tGTTTGTCTCTGTGACATGTGCCTTCCGCTATGGCCAGGAAGACATCGATGTGATTGGCCTGAGCTTCCGCAGGGACTTGTACTTCTCCCGCATGCAGCTGTTCCCACCTGTGGGGGCTGCCAGCACCCCTACGAAACTGCAGGAGAGCCTGATCAAGAAGCTGGGGGACAACACGTACCCCTTTCTGCTCACG TTTCCCGACTACTTACCCTGCTCAGTCATGTTGCAGCCCGCTCCGCAGGACACGGGCAAG TGCTGTGGGGTAGACTTCGAGGTCAAAGCATTCGCCACTGACAGCACGGATGGCGAGGAGGACAAAATTCCCAAGAA GAGCTCTGTGCGTTTACTGATCCGTAAGGTCCAGCACGCACCGTCTATGATGGGTCCCCAGCCCCGAGCCGAGGCCGCCTGGCAGTTCTTCATGTCTGACAAGCCCCTGCACCTCACGGTCTCCCTCAGCAAAGAG ATCTACTTCCATGGGGAGCCCATTCCTGTGACCGTGACCGTGATCAACAACACAGAGAAGACagtgaagaaaattaaagcttTCG TGGAACAAGTGGCCAATGTGGTTCTCTACTCAAGTGACTATTACGTCAAGCCAGTGGCCGCGGAGGAAGCGCA AGAGAAAGTGCCGCCAAGCAGCTCTCTGACCACAACGCTGACTCTGGTACCCTTGTTGGCTAACAACCGTGAAAGGCGGGGCATCGCCCTGGATGGGAAACTCAAACATGAGGACACAAACCTTGCCTCCAGCACCAT CATAAAGGAGGGCATAGACCGGATGGTCCTGGGGATCCTGGTGTCTTACCAGATCAAGGTGAAGCTCACGGTGTCAGG CTTTCTGGGAGATCTCACCTCCAG TGAAGTGGCCACTGAGGTACCATTCCGCCTCATGCACCCCCAGCCGAAGGATCCAGGTCAGTGCCACATCACGCTGGCTTTCTCTCGTCACTCACTCCGTGCAGATTTATTATGCGTTCAGTGCTGTCTCTCCACCACACCTGGGAGCATGGGTGTGGCCGTGTCATCCTCAAGGCGCCTGCGCGGCTGGGAAGGGGTGCTCATCCGCTCACGCCTGGGCCGGGGGGTACCTGTCCACCTTCAGTCAGTGCACGGGGGACAGAGCAGCTGCCCGAGGACGCGGCTGCCTCGTTAG
- the SAG gene encoding S-arrestin isoform X3, producing MAASKSTPNHVIFKKTSRDKSVTIYLGKRDYIDHVDQVEPVDGVVLVDPELVKGKTVFVSVTCAFRYGQEDIDVIGLSFRRDLYFSRMQLFPPVGAASTPTKLQESLIKKLGDNTYPFLLTFPDYLPCSVMLQPAPQDTGKCCGVDFEVKAFATDSTDGEEDKIPKKSSVRLLIRKVQHAPSMMGPQPRAEAAWQFFMSDKPLHLTVSLSKEIYFHGEPIPVTVTVINNTEKTVKKIKAFVEQVANVVLYSSDYYVKPVAAEEAQEKVPPSSSLTTTLTLVPLLANNRERRGIALDGKLKHEDTNLASSTIIKEGIDRMVLGILVSYQIKVKLTVSGFLGDLTSSEVATEVPFRLMHPQPKDPVFRMKIWFLRTLLAKI from the exons ATGGCAGCCAGTAAGTCTACACCAAACCATGTTATCTTCAAGAAGACCTCCCGGGACAAATCC GTGACCATCTACCTGGGGAAGAGAGACTATATAGACCACGTTGATCAAGTCGAGCCTGTGG ATGGTGTCGTGTTAGTGGACCCGGAGCTCGTGAAGGGGAAGACAG tGTTTGTCTCTGTGACATGTGCCTTCCGCTATGGCCAGGAAGACATCGATGTGATTGGCCTGAGCTTCCGCAGGGACTTGTACTTCTCCCGCATGCAGCTGTTCCCACCTGTGGGGGCTGCCAGCACCCCTACGAAACTGCAGGAGAGCCTGATCAAGAAGCTGGGGGACAACACGTACCCCTTTCTGCTCACG TTTCCCGACTACTTACCCTGCTCAGTCATGTTGCAGCCCGCTCCGCAGGACACGGGCAAG TGCTGTGGGGTAGACTTCGAGGTCAAAGCATTCGCCACTGACAGCACGGATGGCGAGGAGGACAAAATTCCCAAGAA GAGCTCTGTGCGTTTACTGATCCGTAAGGTCCAGCACGCACCGTCTATGATGGGTCCCCAGCCCCGAGCCGAGGCCGCCTGGCAGTTCTTCATGTCTGACAAGCCCCTGCACCTCACGGTCTCCCTCAGCAAAGAG ATCTACTTCCATGGGGAGCCCATTCCTGTGACCGTGACCGTGATCAACAACACAGAGAAGACagtgaagaaaattaaagcttTCG TGGAACAAGTGGCCAATGTGGTTCTCTACTCAAGTGACTATTACGTCAAGCCAGTGGCCGCGGAGGAAGCGCA AGAGAAAGTGCCGCCAAGCAGCTCTCTGACCACAACGCTGACTCTGGTACCCTTGTTGGCTAACAACCGTGAAAGGCGGGGCATCGCCCTGGATGGGAAACTCAAACATGAGGACACAAACCTTGCCTCCAGCACCAT CATAAAGGAGGGCATAGACCGGATGGTCCTGGGGATCCTGGTGTCTTACCAGATCAAGGTGAAGCTCACGGTGTCAGG CTTTCTGGGAGATCTCACCTCCAG TGAAGTGGCCACTGAGGTACCATTCCGCCTCATGCACCCCCAGCCGAAGGATCCAG ttttcaggATGAAAATTTGGTTTTTGAGGACTTTGCTCGCCAAAATCTGA
- the SAG gene encoding S-arrestin isoform X2, which translates to MAASKSTPNHVIFKKTSRDKSVTIYLGKRDYIDHVDQVEPVDGVVLVDPELVKGKTVFVSVTCAFRYGQEDIDVIGLSFRRDLYFSRMQLFPPVGAASTPTKLQESLIKKLGDNTYPFLLTFPDYLPCSVMLQPAPQDTGKCCGVDFEVKAFATDSTDGEEDKIPKKSSVRLLIRKVQHAPSMMGPQPRAEAAWQFFMSDKPLHLTVSLSKEIYFHGEPIPVTVTVINNTEKTVKKIKAFVEQVANVVLYSSDYYVKPVAAEEAQEKVPPSSSLTTTLTLVPLLANNRERRGIALDGKLKHEDTNLASSTIIKEGIDRMVLGILVSYQIKVKLTVSGEVATEVPFRLMHPQPKDPGQCHITLAFSRHSLRADLLCVQCCLSTTPGSMGVAVSSSRRLRGWEGVLIRSRLGRGVPVHLQSVHGGQSSCPRTRLPR; encoded by the exons ATGGCAGCCAGTAAGTCTACACCAAACCATGTTATCTTCAAGAAGACCTCCCGGGACAAATCC GTGACCATCTACCTGGGGAAGAGAGACTATATAGACCACGTTGATCAAGTCGAGCCTGTGG ATGGTGTCGTGTTAGTGGACCCGGAGCTCGTGAAGGGGAAGACAG tGTTTGTCTCTGTGACATGTGCCTTCCGCTATGGCCAGGAAGACATCGATGTGATTGGCCTGAGCTTCCGCAGGGACTTGTACTTCTCCCGCATGCAGCTGTTCCCACCTGTGGGGGCTGCCAGCACCCCTACGAAACTGCAGGAGAGCCTGATCAAGAAGCTGGGGGACAACACGTACCCCTTTCTGCTCACG TTTCCCGACTACTTACCCTGCTCAGTCATGTTGCAGCCCGCTCCGCAGGACACGGGCAAG TGCTGTGGGGTAGACTTCGAGGTCAAAGCATTCGCCACTGACAGCACGGATGGCGAGGAGGACAAAATTCCCAAGAA GAGCTCTGTGCGTTTACTGATCCGTAAGGTCCAGCACGCACCGTCTATGATGGGTCCCCAGCCCCGAGCCGAGGCCGCCTGGCAGTTCTTCATGTCTGACAAGCCCCTGCACCTCACGGTCTCCCTCAGCAAAGAG ATCTACTTCCATGGGGAGCCCATTCCTGTGACCGTGACCGTGATCAACAACACAGAGAAGACagtgaagaaaattaaagcttTCG TGGAACAAGTGGCCAATGTGGTTCTCTACTCAAGTGACTATTACGTCAAGCCAGTGGCCGCGGAGGAAGCGCA AGAGAAAGTGCCGCCAAGCAGCTCTCTGACCACAACGCTGACTCTGGTACCCTTGTTGGCTAACAACCGTGAAAGGCGGGGCATCGCCCTGGATGGGAAACTCAAACATGAGGACACAAACCTTGCCTCCAGCACCAT CATAAAGGAGGGCATAGACCGGATGGTCCTGGGGATCCTGGTGTCTTACCAGATCAAGGTGAAGCTCACGGTGTCAGG TGAAGTGGCCACTGAGGTACCATTCCGCCTCATGCACCCCCAGCCGAAGGATCCAGGTCAGTGCCACATCACGCTGGCTTTCTCTCGTCACTCACTCCGTGCAGATTTATTATGCGTTCAGTGCTGTCTCTCCACCACACCTGGGAGCATGGGTGTGGCCGTGTCATCCTCAAGGCGCCTGCGCGGCTGGGAAGGGGTGCTCATCCGCTCACGCCTGGGCCGGGGGGTACCTGTCCACCTTCAGTCAGTGCACGGGGGACAGAGCAGCTGCCCGAGGACGCGGCTGCCTCGTTAG
- the SAG gene encoding S-arrestin isoform X5, which produces MAASKSTPNHVIFKKTSRDKSVTIYLGKRDYIDHVDQVEPVDGVVLVDPELVKGKTVFVSVTCAFRYGQEDIDVIGLSFRRDLYFSRMQLFPPVGAASTPTKLQESLIKKLGDNTYPFLLTFPDYLPCSVMLQPAPQDTGKCCGVDFEVKAFATDSTDGEEDKIPKKSSVRLLIRKVQHAPSMMGPQPRAEAAWQFFMSDKPLHLTVSLSKEIYFHGEPIPVTVTVINNTEKTVKKIKAFVEQVANVVLYSSDYYVKPVAAEEAQEKVPPSSSLTTTLTLVPLLANNRERRGIALDGKLKHEDTNLASSTIIKEGIDRMVLGILVSYQIKVKLTVSGFLGDLTSSEVATEVPFRLMHPQPKDPGRESFQDENLVFEDFARQNLKDSGDPEEGKKEQKAAVDE; this is translated from the exons ATGGCAGCCAGTAAGTCTACACCAAACCATGTTATCTTCAAGAAGACCTCCCGGGACAAATCC GTGACCATCTACCTGGGGAAGAGAGACTATATAGACCACGTTGATCAAGTCGAGCCTGTGG ATGGTGTCGTGTTAGTGGACCCGGAGCTCGTGAAGGGGAAGACAG tGTTTGTCTCTGTGACATGTGCCTTCCGCTATGGCCAGGAAGACATCGATGTGATTGGCCTGAGCTTCCGCAGGGACTTGTACTTCTCCCGCATGCAGCTGTTCCCACCTGTGGGGGCTGCCAGCACCCCTACGAAACTGCAGGAGAGCCTGATCAAGAAGCTGGGGGACAACACGTACCCCTTTCTGCTCACG TTTCCCGACTACTTACCCTGCTCAGTCATGTTGCAGCCCGCTCCGCAGGACACGGGCAAG TGCTGTGGGGTAGACTTCGAGGTCAAAGCATTCGCCACTGACAGCACGGATGGCGAGGAGGACAAAATTCCCAAGAA GAGCTCTGTGCGTTTACTGATCCGTAAGGTCCAGCACGCACCGTCTATGATGGGTCCCCAGCCCCGAGCCGAGGCCGCCTGGCAGTTCTTCATGTCTGACAAGCCCCTGCACCTCACGGTCTCCCTCAGCAAAGAG ATCTACTTCCATGGGGAGCCCATTCCTGTGACCGTGACCGTGATCAACAACACAGAGAAGACagtgaagaaaattaaagcttTCG TGGAACAAGTGGCCAATGTGGTTCTCTACTCAAGTGACTATTACGTCAAGCCAGTGGCCGCGGAGGAAGCGCA AGAGAAAGTGCCGCCAAGCAGCTCTCTGACCACAACGCTGACTCTGGTACCCTTGTTGGCTAACAACCGTGAAAGGCGGGGCATCGCCCTGGATGGGAAACTCAAACATGAGGACACAAACCTTGCCTCCAGCACCAT CATAAAGGAGGGCATAGACCGGATGGTCCTGGGGATCCTGGTGTCTTACCAGATCAAGGTGAAGCTCACGGTGTCAGG CTTTCTGGGAGATCTCACCTCCAG TGAAGTGGCCACTGAGGTACCATTCCGCCTCATGCACCCCCAGCCGAAGGATCCAG ggagggagag ttttcaggATGAAAATTTGGTTTTTGAGGACTTTGCTCGCCAAAATCTGAAAGACTCAGGAGACCctgaggaggggaagaaagagcaGAAGGCCGCTGTGGATGAGTGA
- the SAG gene encoding S-arrestin isoform X4: MAASKSTPNHVIFKKTSRDKSVTIYLGKRDYIDHVDQVEPVDGVVLVDPELVKGKTVFVSVTCAFRYGQEDIDVIGLSFRRDLYFSRMQLFPPVGAASTPTKLQESLIKKLGDNTYPFLLTFPDYLPCSVMLQPAPQDTGKCCGVDFEVKAFATDSTDGEEDKIPKKSSVRLLIRKVQHAPSMMGPQPRAEAAWQFFMSDKPLHLTVSLSKEIYFHGEPIPVTVTVINNTEKTVKKIKAFVEQVANVVLYSSDYYVKPVAAEEAQEKVPPSSSLTTTLTLVPLLANNRERRGIALDGKLKHEDTNLASSTIIKEGIDRMVLGILVSYQIKVKLTVSGFQDENLVFEDFARQNLKDSGDPEEGKKEQKAAVDE; this comes from the exons ATGGCAGCCAGTAAGTCTACACCAAACCATGTTATCTTCAAGAAGACCTCCCGGGACAAATCC GTGACCATCTACCTGGGGAAGAGAGACTATATAGACCACGTTGATCAAGTCGAGCCTGTGG ATGGTGTCGTGTTAGTGGACCCGGAGCTCGTGAAGGGGAAGACAG tGTTTGTCTCTGTGACATGTGCCTTCCGCTATGGCCAGGAAGACATCGATGTGATTGGCCTGAGCTTCCGCAGGGACTTGTACTTCTCCCGCATGCAGCTGTTCCCACCTGTGGGGGCTGCCAGCACCCCTACGAAACTGCAGGAGAGCCTGATCAAGAAGCTGGGGGACAACACGTACCCCTTTCTGCTCACG TTTCCCGACTACTTACCCTGCTCAGTCATGTTGCAGCCCGCTCCGCAGGACACGGGCAAG TGCTGTGGGGTAGACTTCGAGGTCAAAGCATTCGCCACTGACAGCACGGATGGCGAGGAGGACAAAATTCCCAAGAA GAGCTCTGTGCGTTTACTGATCCGTAAGGTCCAGCACGCACCGTCTATGATGGGTCCCCAGCCCCGAGCCGAGGCCGCCTGGCAGTTCTTCATGTCTGACAAGCCCCTGCACCTCACGGTCTCCCTCAGCAAAGAG ATCTACTTCCATGGGGAGCCCATTCCTGTGACCGTGACCGTGATCAACAACACAGAGAAGACagtgaagaaaattaaagcttTCG TGGAACAAGTGGCCAATGTGGTTCTCTACTCAAGTGACTATTACGTCAAGCCAGTGGCCGCGGAGGAAGCGCA AGAGAAAGTGCCGCCAAGCAGCTCTCTGACCACAACGCTGACTCTGGTACCCTTGTTGGCTAACAACCGTGAAAGGCGGGGCATCGCCCTGGATGGGAAACTCAAACATGAGGACACAAACCTTGCCTCCAGCACCAT CATAAAGGAGGGCATAGACCGGATGGTCCTGGGGATCCTGGTGTCTTACCAGATCAAGGTGAAGCTCACGGTGTCAGG ttttcaggATGAAAATTTGGTTTTTGAGGACTTTGCTCGCCAAAATCTGAAAGACTCAGGAGACCctgaggaggggaagaaagagcaGAAGGCCGCTGTGGATGAGTGA